Below is a window of Fluviibacter phosphoraccumulans DNA.
ACAAACATGGGCAAGAATGCTTTCTTCAGACTATCCATGACGTTCATTTTGCGCACAGTAAAGTCGGCGGCATAGAGCACGACAAAAAGCTTCATCAATTCTGAAGGCTGCAGGTTAACAACAAACAACGGCAACCACCGACGAGCCCCGTTGACGTCACGCCCCAACCCAGGCACCAGCACCAGGGCCAGCAGCACAATGCCCCCGACAAACAGCCACGGAGACCAACGCTGCCAGGTCTGGATCGGCACTTGAAAGGCAATGCCCGCTGCGGTTAACCCAATCAGCAGAAAAATCGCATGACGGATCAGGAAGTAATTGGGGTTGCGCCCGAAGATACGGCTACCCTCGGCGAAGGCAATCGACGACGAGTAGACCATGATCATGCCGATCAGCAACAGCGCGAGCGCACTCCAGACCAGCAGTGGATCCACTTCCGATTGTTCTTCGGGGGAATTAATAATGCGCATCAGACGGTTCATGCCGCCCTCCCGTCTTTCACTGGTGCACCCGAGGTCAGCGTCTTAACGGTGTCGATAAACACCTGCGCACGCTCGGCATAATTGCGGAACATATCCAGGCTGGCGCAAGCCGGTGATAGCAACACCGTGTCGCCTGGTTGCGCCTGGTCAGCCAGCCAGCGCGTTGCCGACGTTAGATCGTTAAAACACGCGACCGGAATCGTCTTGGGCAGTAGTTTGCCGATCGCCTCGGCATCTTTACCGATCAATGCCACCGCACGGCCTGCGCGTGCAACCGGCTCAGCCAGCGGTGCAAAATCCTGACCCTTGCCTTCGCCACCGAGCACAATCGCCAGCTTGCCGCTGACGCCATCAAATAAGCCGTCAATGGCGGCCAGCGTAGCGCCCACATTAGTAGCCTTGGAATCATCCACGTAGCGAACGCCATCAAGGGTCGCCACCAGCGAGACACGATGCGGCAGGCTCTTGAAGGACAACACACCCGGCAGCAGATCGGCCAGCGCTTTATCGGCGGGCAACACCTGCGCAGCCAAAGCCAGGGCGGCCTGGACGTTCAGTGCATTGTGGCGACCGAGCAATGGCAGCGCGTCCAGCGCCACGATTGGTGATTCACCGAGCATGATCTGTCCGTTCGACAAACCAAAATCGTGTGCTGACACTGGCGTATCATCACCAATGCTTTGTGCTTTTTTCTGATCCAGACCGTATGCATCGGCCCAGAGATCGGCACGATTCCAAAGCGGATGTGCGCAATCTTCGTAAATGCGTGATTTGGCCGCGGCGTAACCCGCCATCGTGTAATGGCGATCCAGATGATCTTCGCTCAAGTTGAGGATGATTGCCGCATCACTATGCAGGTGACTGGTGGCTTCCAACTGGAAGCTCGACAGCTCAAGCACCCAAACGTCTGGCCATTGGCCGCGCGCTTCACGTGCCATAAAGGCATCCAGTGCCGACGGTGAAATATTGCCGCAAGCGACTGCATCAACACCGGCCACATTCAAAATGTGCGCGGTGAGCGCCGTGGTCGTGGTTTTACCGTTGGCGCCGGTAATGGCAAGCACTTTGCTCTGCGCACACCTTGCTGCGCGTGCTACGGCAAAACAATCGATTTCCGACCAGACAGCCACATCACGCGCTGTGGCGGCCACGACCAATGGATGGTCAAAAGCCACGCCCGGCGATAGCGCCAACAGATCCACATCAGTCAGACAACGATCAATCGCAGCCGCATCCAGAAACTCGCCCTGGCAACACCATTCGGCTTCGGGCACATGTGACAGCAATGCCTGCACACCCGGTGGTTCTGCACGTGTGTCAACAAAGGCAATACACGCCTGCTGCTGATGCAACCATTTGGCCATCGCCAAACCGGATTCGCCCAGCCCAACGACCAGCACCCGGCGACCTTTAAGGTCTGCCGGGGTAGCGTGAGAGGCGTTCAGGAAGTGGGTCACAATGATGTCGTCGTTGATGCGTTAACGCAGCTTGAGGGTAGAAAGGCCGAGAAGTACCAGCACGATGGTGATGATCCAGAACCGAACGACGACCTGCGTTTCTTTCCAGCCACCCAATTCATAGTGATGGTGTAGCGGCGCCATCCGGAAAATTCGTTTGCCTTTAGTGGCTTTGAAATAACTCACCTGCATCATGACCGACACGGTTTCAGCGACAAAAACGCCGCCCATGATGAAGAGCACAATTTCCTGGCGCACGACTACGGCGGTAGTGCCTAATGCAGCACCAATCGCCAGCGCACCGACATCCCCCATAAACACTTCGGCCGGATAAGCGTTAAACCAGAGGAAGCCCAGACCGGCACCGACCAGAGCGCCGAGCAATACGCAGATTTCGCCTGCGCCCGGCACATAAGGCATGAACAGATATTTTGCGTAGACGGCATTACCAGCAACGTAGGCAAAAATGGTCAGCGCGGCAGCGACCATGCAGGCAGGCATGATCGCCAATCCATCCAGACCATCCGTCAGATTGACTGCATTCGAGGTGCCCACAATCACCAGATAGGTCAGCACGATAAAACCGATGACGCCGAGTGGAATGGCCACGCCCTTGAAGAAGGGCAGGATCAGCTCAAACTGCGCTGGCGTGGTGGCGGTGACGGCCAAAAAAACAGCCGCCGTCAGACCAATGACCGACTGCCAGAAAAACTTCCAGCGACTGGCCAGACCTTTTGGGTCGCGGTAAACCACTTTGCGCCAGTCGTCATACCAGCCGACGGCGCCCGTGCCCAAAGTAACGAGCAAGACGATCCATACGTAGCGGTTTTCCAGATCACCCCAGAGCAAGGTCGACAGCCCCGTGGCGATCAGAATCAATACCCCGCCCATCGTTGGCGTGCCGGATTTTACGAGGTGCGTCTGCGGGCCATCCGTACGCACCGCCTGGCCAATCTTTTTGGCCGCCAGCCAACGAATGACGGAAGGCCCTGCCATCCAGCTGATGAGCAGCGCGGTCAGCGCAGCCAACACCGTGCGCAACGTCAGATAATTAAAGACGTTGAAAGCACGCACATCCTGAGCCAGCCATTCCGAGAGCCAAAGTAGCATCTTGTTGTTCCTACACTTTTTCCACGAGTGCATTCACCACGTTTTCCATCCGTGACGAACGCGAACCTTTAACCAGAACCACGGCATGACCACCGAGTGTGGGCTTCAACGCCAACACCAGGTCTTCCTGTGATCCAAAATGCTGTGCCTCACCCCTGCCGACGCTTTGATAAGCAACGACCGCCGCCCTGGACAGGCCACCCACTGCAAATAACCGGCCAACGCCTTGCTGTGCCGCATAGGCACCCACTTCTGCGTGGAGTGCTTCGCTTTGCGCGCCCACTTCACCCATGTCGCCGATTACCAGCACAGCGTCTGAGGCCGCGCCACTCGAGACCAGGACATCAATGGCGGCACGCATCGAATCCGGATTGGCGTTATAGGTATCATCAATCACGCACGCACCAGCCGCTGTTACTTTGCGCTGCAGTCGGCCCGCAACACCGCCGAAGCTTTCCAGCGCCACACCCATAGCGCGCACATCCAGGCCGGCTGCAAAACCGGCGGCCATCGCCTGCGCTGTGTTACTAGCATTGTGGGCGCCCGTAAGCGGCAAATGCACCGCCACGGCACCGGCTGGCGTAGCCATCTGCAAGGTCTGCCCCTGCAACGAGGTTTCAACAATCTCTACGGCAAAGGCTGGCGCTATGGCAACTGATTGCGTAGACGACGCCACATGTGTACCCAGAATACGGCGACCGGTTTTAATACGGGCCAGCCACTGATCGGCATGCGGATCATCCAGGTTAACAATTGCAACGCCTGCTTCTGGCAATGCATCAAACAGGCTGCCTTTTTCTTCTGCCACCCCCACCAGCGACCCCATGCCAGCGAGATGTGCTCGTTGCGCGTTGGTAACGATGGCGATCGACGGTTGCGCCAATTGAGCCAATGCGGCAATTTCTCCCGGATGGCTCATGCCCAGCTCAATTACCGCGTAACGATGTTGTGGCCCAAGACGAAGCAGCGTCAGCGGCAAACCGATTTCGTTATTGAAGTTACCCAGTGTACTGAGCACCGCCTCCGCGCCGACTGCTGCGCTAAAGAGATGCGTCACCAGTTCTTTGGTCGTGGTTTTGCCGTTGGAACCGGTGACTGCCACGACGGACAGGCTGTAGCGTTGCCGCCAGGCCTGCCCCAGCGTACCCAATGCATCGCGGGTGTCGTCACAAACAATCAGCGGCCAACCATCCAGTGCGGGCGAAGACAAGACCGGATGCCCCGCTTCAACCACTGCAGCAACGGCACCCGCTTCTCGCACTTCTGCCAGAAACTCATGCGCATCGAATTGTTCGCCACGCAATGCAATAAACAAGTCACCGGCTTGTAGCGTACGGGTATCGGTCGAGACCCCTTGCACCATCACGCTGGCCGAAGCGGCGGGCAAGGCAGCCGACAACCAGTCAGTCACCAGTGACAGCGGCACGGCTTCAGCCAGTCGCACAGAACGCATGGGCTTCACTGCCATATCAAGCCTCCGCTCCGGACAATCGATGCTCACGCCAAGCCGCCAGCGCTGCCTTGGCATGTGCCGCGTCATCAAAGGGATAGCGCTGGCCACGAATTTCTTGTTCCGTCTCGTGACCTTTGCCTGCCAGCAACACCACATCTTCCATCGCCGCTTGGGCGATTACCTGCGCAATGGCCTTTGCCCGATCTTCAACCATTGCCGCACTCGGCGCCCCAACAGCAATGGCCGACAAAATTTCTGCTGGCGATTCCCAGCGCGGATTATCCGAGGTGATGCACACCACATCGGCGCCTGCAACGGCAACCTGGCCCATCTCAGGGCGCTTACCCGGGTCACGGTCACCACCACAACCAAACAGGCAGATCAGCTTGCCAGCCCGCGCCTGCGCGACATCACGCAAGGCAGACAGAATATGCGCCAAGGCATCGGGGGTGTGCGCGTAATCAACAACAACTAAAGGCGCACCATCTCCGCCCTGACAGGCCATGCGGCCTGCCGGTGGCTGTAGCTTGCTCAGTTCAACCACAATTTCGGCGGGCGATAATCCCTGCGCTACAAGCACTGCCGCAACCGCCAGAAGATTGGACAAGTTGTGACGGCCAATAATGCGCGTGGCGAAGGGCAGACGTTCATCGCCAAAAACCAGTGTTGCACTTAGGCCTTGCGCTGTCGTCTGCACGGACTCTGCGCCTACCCAACCTATGCTGTCGATCAATGCCGTTGGACGCGGCGTCAACCCATAGCCTACGATTAATTTAGCCGTGGTTTGCTCGAGCAATTGTTGACCAAAAGCATCATCAAGATTGATCACGGCGGCACGCAGCCCTGGCCAGACGAACAGTTTGGCCTTCGCCGCCGCATAAGCCGCCATGGTCTGGTGGTAATCCAGATGGTCTCGCGTCAGATTGGTAAACACGGCACAATCAACATCACTGCCCGCCATGCGCGCTTCTTCGATCCCGATCGAACTGGCCTCTACCGCACAGGCCGTTGCACCATCGGCGACAAAATCGGCCAGCAGATGCGCATACTGCGCAGCATCCGGTGTCGTAAACCCTGTTTCCACCATGGCATCGGGGTACCCCGCACCCAGCGTACCAATCACAGCGCACCGACCTGGCATGGTCTGCGCCAACCACTGCGTTACCGTTGTTTTGCCATTGGTCCCGGTCACCGCCACCACGCGCATCCGGCTACTGGGGTTACCATAAACCTGCTGGGCAATCGGCCCAATCAGCATGTGCAAGTCATGGACGGCGAGCACAGGAGCGCTACCAAATTCAGACGCAATGAGCGGGACATCGGCCGACCACAGCACAGCACACGCCCCATTGGCCAACGCATCGCGCGCGTACATACGACGCACACCCGACTCGGCGCCTTCAGCAATAAATAGATCACCCGCCCGCACACGGCGGCTGTCGGCGCAGACGCCTGTCGGCCGCAAGCCTTGAGCGAGCAGCCAGCTCAGTACATCTTCACGCGTCGAGAGCGGCGTCATTAATGCCCCCCCTTTTTCTTCGCGAGTGCTGTGGTGTTGGCTACCGGCTGGCTCGCAACGGCCGAAGCGGTCTTGACCACGGCTGGCGCTATCTCTTTGTCCTGCGGCACGCCCAATGTGCGCAACGCGCCGCCCATGACTTCTGAAAAGACCGGGCCTGCCACATCGCCGCCGTAGTGACCGCCTACCGGCTCATCAACCACCACACCAACTACCAGACGCGGATCAGAAATTGGGCCAATCCCGACGAACGATGCCAGATATTTGTTGGCGTAACGCCCACCCACCAGCTTATGCGCCGTGCCGGTCTTACCGCCCACGCGATATCCAGGCACCGCGGCTTTGTTGGCCGTACCCTCTGGGCTCACGACCATTTCCAGCATCTGACGCACCTGGCGTGACGTCTCTGGCGCAAATACCGGCTGCCCGGCAACCGCACCGTTTGTTTTTACCAAGGACAGCGGCACGACATCACCGTCTCGCGCAAACGCCGTGTAAGCATGTGCCAACTGCACCACCGTGACTGAAATACCGTGGCCATAGGACATGGTGGCCTGTTCAATGGGCTTCCAGGTTTGCCAGGGGCGTAGACGGCCGCCCACTTCACCGGGAAAACCCAACCCAACCGGTTTACCAAAGCCTAGCTTCGAAAACATGGTCCACATATCTTCTGACGGAAAGCCCAGGGCAATTTTGGTGGCACCAATATTTGAAGACTTCTGAATCACCTGAGCCAGAGTCAACGCACCGTGCGGATGCGCATCACTGATGGTTGCCGAACCAATGGTCATCTTGCCTGGCGCGCAATTAATGATGGAATCAAACTTGTACTTGCCGCGATCCAGCGCCAGCGCCGCAACGAACGGCTTCATGGTCGAACCCGGCTCGAAGCTATCGGTCACCGCGCGGTTACGCAGTTGCCCACCGGACAGCTGCGAACGATTGTTCGGGTTATAGGTTGGCCAGTTGGCCAGCGCCAGAATCTCACCCGTCTTGATGTCCGCCACAATGACGCTGCCACCCTTGGCATTGAATTTATCTGCGGCGTTACGCAAGGCATTGAAGGCAATAAACTGGATTTTTGAGTCGATTGCCAGCTGGATATCTTCGCCGTCCTGCGGCGGACGTTCTGAGCCGACTTCTTCAACAATCTGGCCGCGGCGGTCTTTAATGACCGTGCGCTCACCATTCGCGCCGATCAGACGTGATTCAAACGCCAGCTCAACACCCTCTTGCCCGCGATCATCTTTGCCCGTAAAGCCGACCATGTGCGCGACCATCTCGCCCGCTGGATAAAACCGACTGTATTCGCGGTCCATCTGGATACCGGGCAACTTGAGCGCGGCAATACGTGCTGCCGCATCCGGTGACACCTGGTGTTTCAGATAGACAAAATTCTTGTCGCCTGTCAGCTTTTTCTCGATCAGACGCGGATCCATTTCCAGCAGATCGCCCAACGCCTTCAGCTGCTCTTTATCCAATTTGGCATCGGCTGTGGCCCACACGGCCCGCATCGGGGTCGACTGCGCCAGCATGTCGCCATGACGATCCAGGATTTTGCCGCGTGACGCCGGAATCTCGAGCACCCGACGGTAACGTGCATCACCGCGCTCCTGCAGGAAATCTTCGTGGATGACCTGCAGATAAAACGCACGCCCCACCAGCGCCAGAAGCGCACCGAAAATAAGCGCCGACACAAAATGAATACGCCAGCTCGCAAGCTGGTCTTTTAGCACCGGGCTTTCGGTAAAGCGATGATCCTTGCGGCTCATTGCCCCACTCCCAGCTTCTGAACTTTCTTCATGTCCGGCGGCTGCATGCCGAGTTTTTCACGGGCAATTTTTTCAATGCGGGTGTGCGCCGCCCAGGACGACATCTCTAATTGAAGCTGACCAAATTCCACTTCCAGATTATTGGAGCGGTCACGCTCCTGCTCCAGCGCCTGCAGGCGTTTACGCGCCTGATGCTGGCTGGTGATCACGCCGATGGCGGATACCAGCACCACAACGATCAGAAGGAGATTAAGCCGACGCATGCTTTATGCCGCCAGCTTTTCTGCCACACGCATGATGGCACTGCGCGCACGCGGGTTGGCTGAAATTTCAGCGGCGCTCGCCTTGATGGGCTTGCCAATAACCG
It encodes the following:
- the murD gene encoding UDP-N-acetylmuramoyl-L-alanine--D-glutamate ligase; this translates as MTHFLNASHATPADLKGRRVLVVGLGESGLAMAKWLHQQQACIAFVDTRAEPPGVQALLSHVPEAEWCCQGEFLDAAAIDRCLTDVDLLALSPGVAFDHPLVVAATARDVAVWSEIDCFAVARAARCAQSKVLAITGANGKTTTTALTAHILNVAGVDAVACGNISPSALDAFMAREARGQWPDVWVLELSSFQLEATSHLHSDAAIILNLSEDHLDRHYTMAGYAAAKSRIYEDCAHPLWNRADLWADAYGLDQKKAQSIGDDTPVSAHDFGLSNGQIMLGESPIVALDALPLLGRHNALNVQAALALAAQVLPADKALADLLPGVLSFKSLPHRVSLVATLDGVRYVDDSKATNVGATLAAIDGLFDGVSGKLAIVLGGEGKGQDFAPLAEPVARAGRAVALIGKDAEAIGKLLPKTIPVACFNDLTSATRWLADQAQPGDTVLLSPACASLDMFRNYAERAQVFIDTVKTLTSGAPVKDGRAA
- the mraY gene encoding phospho-N-acetylmuramoyl-pentapeptide-transferase, translated to MLLWLSEWLAQDVRAFNVFNYLTLRTVLAALTALLISWMAGPSVIRWLAAKKIGQAVRTDGPQTHLVKSGTPTMGGVLILIATGLSTLLWGDLENRYVWIVLLVTLGTGAVGWYDDWRKVVYRDPKGLASRWKFFWQSVIGLTAAVFLAVTATTPAQFELILPFFKGVAIPLGVIGFIVLTYLVIVGTSNAVNLTDGLDGLAIMPACMVAAALTIFAYVAGNAVYAKYLFMPYVPGAGEICVLLGALVGAGLGFLWFNAYPAEVFMGDVGALAIGAALGTTAVVVRQEIVLFIMGGVFVAETVSVMMQVSYFKATKGKRIFRMAPLHHHYELGGWKETQVVVRFWIITIVLVLLGLSTLKLR
- a CDS encoding UDP-N-acetylmuramoyl-tripeptide--D-alanyl-D-alanine ligase, with translation MAVKPMRSVRLAEAVPLSLVTDWLSAALPAASASVMVQGVSTDTRTLQAGDLFIALRGEQFDAHEFLAEVREAGAVAAVVEAGHPVLSSPALDGWPLIVCDDTRDALGTLGQAWRQRYSLSVVAVTGSNGKTTTKELVTHLFSAAVGAEAVLSTLGNFNNEIGLPLTLLRLGPQHRYAVIELGMSHPGEIAALAQLAQPSIAIVTNAQRAHLAGMGSLVGVAEEKGSLFDALPEAGVAIVNLDDPHADQWLARIKTGRRILGTHVASSTQSVAIAPAFAVEIVETSLQGQTLQMATPAGAVAVHLPLTGAHNASNTAQAMAAGFAAGLDVRAMGVALESFGGVAGRLQRKVTAAGACVIDDTYNANPDSMRAAIDVLVSSGAASDAVLVIGDMGEVGAQSEALHAEVGAYAAQQGVGRLFAVGGLSRAAVVAYQSVGRGEAQHFGSQEDLVLALKPTLGGHAVVLVKGSRSSRMENVVNALVEKV
- a CDS encoding UDP-N-acetylmuramoyl-L-alanyl-D-glutamate--2,6-diaminopimelate ligase, giving the protein MTPLSTREDVLSWLLAQGLRPTGVCADSRRVRAGDLFIAEGAESGVRRMYARDALANGACAVLWSADVPLIASEFGSAPVLAVHDLHMLIGPIAQQVYGNPSSRMRVVAVTGTNGKTTVTQWLAQTMPGRCAVIGTLGAGYPDAMVETGFTTPDAAQYAHLLADFVADGATACAVEASSIGIEEARMAGSDVDCAVFTNLTRDHLDYHQTMAAYAAAKAKLFVWPGLRAAVINLDDAFGQQLLEQTTAKLIVGYGLTPRPTALIDSIGWVGAESVQTTAQGLSATLVFGDERLPFATRIIGRHNLSNLLAVAAVLVAQGLSPAEIVVELSKLQPPAGRMACQGGDGAPLVVVDYAHTPDALAHILSALRDVAQARAGKLICLFGCGGDRDPGKRPEMGQVAVAGADVVCITSDNPRWESPAEILSAIAVGAPSAAMVEDRAKAIAQVIAQAAMEDVVLLAGKGHETEQEIRGQRYPFDDAAHAKAALAAWREHRLSGAEA
- a CDS encoding peptidoglycan D,D-transpeptidase FtsI family protein, translating into MSRKDHRFTESPVLKDQLASWRIHFVSALIFGALLALVGRAFYLQVIHEDFLQERGDARYRRVLEIPASRGKILDRHGDMLAQSTPMRAVWATADAKLDKEQLKALGDLLEMDPRLIEKKLTGDKNFVYLKHQVSPDAAARIAALKLPGIQMDREYSRFYPAGEMVAHMVGFTGKDDRGQEGVELAFESRLIGANGERTVIKDRRGQIVEEVGSERPPQDGEDIQLAIDSKIQFIAFNALRNAADKFNAKGGSVIVADIKTGEILALANWPTYNPNNRSQLSGGQLRNRAVTDSFEPGSTMKPFVAALALDRGKYKFDSIINCAPGKMTIGSATISDAHPHGALTLAQVIQKSSNIGATKIALGFPSEDMWTMFSKLGFGKPVGLGFPGEVGGRLRPWQTWKPIEQATMSYGHGISVTVVQLAHAYTAFARDGDVVPLSLVKTNGAVAGQPVFAPETSRQVRQMLEMVVSPEGTANKAAVPGYRVGGKTGTAHKLVGGRYANKYLASFVGIGPISDPRLVVGVVVDEPVGGHYGGDVAGPVFSEVMGGALRTLGVPQDKEIAPAVVKTASAVASQPVANTTALAKKKGGH
- the ftsL gene encoding cell division protein FtsL — encoded protein: MRRLNLLLIVVVLVSAIGVITSQHQARKRLQALEQERDRSNNLEVEFGQLQLEMSSWAAHTRIEKIAREKLGMQPPDMKKVQKLGVGQ